Genomic segment of Candidatus Marsarchaeota archaeon:
GCCTGGGGAGTACGGCCGCAAGGTTGAAACTTAAAGCAATTGGCGGGGGAGCACACAAGGGGTGGATGCTGCGGTTTAATTGAATCCAACGTCGGAAATATTACCAGAAGCGACGGCAGGGTGAAGGCCAGACTGAAGATCTTGCCTGACGAGCCGAGAGGTAGTGCATGGCGACCGTCAGCTCGTGGTGTGAACTGTCCGGTTAAGTCCGGTAAGTTGACAGAGTGATGCTATGACACAACGATTGAGGTTGACCCCAAACACAAGCTACATGCTTGGAATGTATGTGCAGAGCACTCGTGAACGCATTGGCGTCACGTCAAAGAGAGACGAAGTTATAGAGAAGTTCGTGAAACTCTCGATGGATGAGTTCGGCGTAGAGCCGAACAAGATCCTTTTCGAGGAGCAGGCGCAGGGAACTAGCGCGTTCTTCTACAACTCGAAGCTCAAGAGGCGTTTCGACAAGGCGCTGGAAAGAAGGGATAAGCTCTTCAAGTACGGGAACGAGTACTCAGGCAGCTACATAGCCGGCATGTTCGATGTCAGCGGCGGCAAGGACAGGTACGGCCTGTATTTTGGCAGGCTTGAGCCCGTCGACGCACTGATACTCGAGAAGCTTGGGATACACACAACAGGCAGTGCGCGCGTGCGGGTCGCAAACCCGAGCGCGCTCGTGACGCTTATACGCGGTCACAGCCTAATCGTTGCGAGCATTATTCGTTGACCCGGTAACGAGCGAGACCTTCGCCAACAGTTGCAACCTTGGCAGAGATGCCGGGGGCACTCTGTTGGGACCGCCTCTGTTTAAAGAGGAGGAAGGAGAGGGCGACGATACGTCAGTATGCTCTGAATCTTCTGGGCTACACGCGGCATACAAAGGTCGGTACAATGAGATGCAACGTCGAAAGGCGAAGCAAATCCCCTAAAACCGGCCTAAGTTCGGATTGAGGGTTGAAACTCACCCTCATGAAGCTGGAATCCCTAGTAATCGCATGTCACTATCGTGCGGTGAATCTGTCCCCGCTCCTTGCACACACCGCCTACCAACTCACCCAAGTGGGGTCTTAGTGAGGCAGCGACTCTGTCGCTTTCGAACTAAGGTTCCGCGAGGAGGGGTAAGGTATAACAAGGTATCCGTAGGGGAACCTGCGGATAGATCACCTCAAAAATAATGTGTGCAAAAGCAGGCATTTCGGTACCTGCATTAATCCTCAAGACTGCGTTTTTCGCTTCCCAGCGTGAGCGCTGCGAAACCTAACGCTCTGCGCATCATATTAATATATTGAATGCGCTAGTCAAGCGTGGTAAGATGGCCAAGGTACATGAAGGCGGGCAGACGGTCCTTGTTGTAATAGCATTCCTCATCGCGATGGTCGCAATAGTATACGCGCTGGCCGTGCTCCAGAACGGGATAGGAACGCACGCGAAGGCGCGCATCATAACTGTTGGTGCGACTGGTTACGCCTCCGCGTATCCAGGCGAAGCCGATATATTCCTGCTTGTCAACGGAACTGGTGCGAGCACACAAGCTGCTGTGCAAAACATGTCAACGACCATGGCCGCCCTGAACAATACGCTGCAGCCGTACATATCCAGAAATGTCAGCAACATGAAGACCATTTCATATGCGGTCAGCAAGCCGGTGAACAGCACGCTCTACGTGGCTAGTGAGGGGCTTGAGGTGACAGTGCCGGGAATTGCCAATGCGACATCAGCGCTGCTCGCCTCAACTTCTATGGCCAACGTGTACGTAAGTGGCGTGCAGGCCGCGCTTACGCCAGCCCAGACCTCGGTGCTCAGGGTCGAAGCCGTGCAGCTGGCGCTGCAGAACGCCACAGCGCAGGCATTGGCCGTGTCTAAGAGCATATCGTTGCAGAACGTGAGCATAAGCGGCTTTTACATACACCCGTTTGCCGAGCTTACCGGGGCGGAACTTGCCGCCGGCGCCGCGCCCTCGAGCATCAACTCGCTGTTCTACGGAGGCCTTGTGGGCGTCACGGTGAGCGTCAGTGCGCAGTTCGCCTATAGCTAAGCGCAGCACGTGGATCCCGGATGGGTGCGCGCCCGCGGCCAGCAACCGGCCCGCCTGCGCTCCCCACAGAATCTTTTTAAACCTTCACAGCGAATACCAGCTGTCCTTTTTGATTCGGGGATAAAATGAGTTTCTACATATATACCCTAGCAGCCGGAGTAGCCGCGCTGCTGTTCTCGCTGTTTGCGGCGTACTTCACGCTCAGGCAGCCCGAAGGCACTGCAAAGATGCGCGAGATATCTATGGCGATACGCGCTGGCTCGAAAGCCTACCTCAACAGGCAGCTCAAGACCATAGCCACGTTCGGCGTCATACTCGCTATACTGTTCTACTTCATACCACACGGCGGCGAGATTGATATCGCGTTCGCTACCGGTGCAATCGCATCTTACCTGACGGCCTACATAGGCATGAACGTGGCAGTGCGCGCCAACGTGCGCACGGCCAAGAGCGCCGAGAAAGGCGTGAAGCACGCTTTCAGCCTCGCGGTGATTGGCGGCTCGGTAACGGGCTTCGTTGCCGTGGGCCTCGGCCTCATAAGCATATCGCTGCTTCTCCTTTACCTAACGCTTTCGAAGGTCGCCATATTGATAGGATTCGGCTTCGGGGCCTCGCTCATCTCGCTGTTTGCAAGGG
This window contains:
- a CDS encoding SIMPL domain-containing protein, which gives rise to MAKVHEGGQTVLVVIAFLIAMVAIVYALAVLQNGIGTHAKARIITVGATGYASAYPGEADIFLLVNGTGASTQAAVQNMSTTMAALNNTLQPYISRNVSNMKTISYAVSKPVNSTLYVASEGLEVTVPGIANATSALLASTSMANVYVSGVQAALTPAQTSVLRVEAVQLALQNATAQALAVSKSISLQNVSISGFYIHPFAELTGAELAAGAAPSSINSLFYGGLVGVTVSVSAQFAYS